The Desulfopila inferna genome has a segment encoding these proteins:
- a CDS encoding alpha-hydroxy-acid oxidizing protein: RKNEHLDQVLATLRTRPAVSNGFEAVRFEHCALPELDLAQVDLSGSLFGKPLAAPLLISSMTGGAQRAEAINLHLAEAAEALGIALAVGSQRVALEAGGDDAGLSRELRRLAPSVPLLGNIGAAQLVQGYGLDQA; encoded by the coding sequence CGCAAGAACGAGCACCTGGACCAGGTCCTGGCCACGCTGCGCACTCGGCCGGCGGTGAGCAATGGCTTCGAGGCCGTGCGCTTCGAACATTGCGCGCTGCCCGAGCTGGATCTGGCGCAGGTGGATTTGTCCGGCAGCCTGTTCGGCAAGCCGCTGGCGGCACCCCTGCTGATCAGCTCCATGACCGGCGGGGCGCAGCGGGCCGAAGCGATCAATCTGCACCTTGCCGAGGCGGCCGAAGCGCTCGGCATCGCCCTGGCGGTGGGTTCGCAGCGTGTCGCGCTGGAAGCCGGCGGCGATGATGCGGGGCTTTCGCGTGAGCTGCGCCGGCTGGCGCCCAGCGTGCCGTTGCTCGGCAACATCGGCGCGGCGCAACTGGTGCAGGGGTATGGCCTGGACCAGGC